One genomic region from Lacerta agilis isolate rLacAgi1 chromosome 13, rLacAgi1.pri, whole genome shotgun sequence encodes:
- the LOC117056994 gene encoding olfactory receptor 13C2-like — protein MESRNLTIFTEFILLGFLGHPQLEIFLFVLVSTMYTVTLFGNISILTLTCLDSHLHTPMYFFLSNLAFLNVCYTSAVVPKMLANFLVARKTISYQLCAAQVYITLFLGAAECLLLLVMAFDRYVAICNPLHYTTTMNKGACLALAIGAWLGSFLMSVVPSLTMKQSLCNSVIDHLFCEVPVLLQLACPSDDTSLNETMMVAGSTFTLLMPFVLILLSYVRIIFAILRISSMDGKRKAFSTCSAHITVVTIYYGSGMFMYMRPKASYSAEKDKLISLFYSVINPMLNPIIYSLRNNDVKEALLKLLRRTKAP, from the coding sequence ATGGAAAGTAGGAACCTCACTATTTTCACTGAGTTCATTCTCCTCGGATTTCTGGGCCACCCCCAACTGGAGATCTTCCTTTTTGTGCTCGTGTCCACGATGTACACAGTGACCCTTTTTGGAAACATCTCCATATTGACTCTGACTTGTTTGGATTCTCACCTCCACACACCAATGTACTTCTTCCTCAGCAACCTGGCCTTCTTGAACGTCTGCTACACATCTGCAGTGGTCCCCAAGATGCTGGCCAACTTCTTAGTGGCCAGGAAGACCATCTCGTACCAGCTGTGCGCTGCGCAAGTGTACATCACGCTCTTCCTGGGGGCGGCCgagtgcctcctcctcctggtgaTGGCATTCGACCGGTACGTTGCCATCTGCAACCCTCTGCATTACACAACGACAATGAATAAGGGTGCCTGCCTCGCTCTGGCCATCGGGGCCTGGCTCGGCAGCTTCCTCATGTCCGTGGTCCCTTCCTTGACCATGAAGCAGTCTCTGTGCAATTCCGTCATTGACCACCTGTTCTGCGAAGTTCCTGTCCTCCTCCAGCTGGCCTGTCCCAGCGACGACACATCCCTCAATGAGACCATGATGGTGGCAGGGAGCACTTTCACCTTGCTCATGCCGTTTGTCTTAATCCTGCTGTCCTACGTCCGCATCATCTTCGCCATCCTCCGAATCTCCTCCATGGATGGGAAGCGGAAGGCCTTCTCCACATGCTCGGCTCACATCACCGTGGTGACCATCTACTATGGGAGTGGGATGTTCATGTACATGAGGCCCAAGGCCAGCTATTCAGCTGAGAAGGACAAGCTGATCTCTCTCTTCTACTCGGTCATCAACCCCATGCTGAATCCCATCATCTACAGCCTGAGGAACAACGATGTCAAGGAGGCCCTCTTGAAACTTCTGAGGAGAACCAAAGCACCTTGA